The following are encoded in a window of Roseimaritima ulvae genomic DNA:
- a CDS encoding hsp70 family protein, protein MSDVDSEPELPRYVVGIDLGTTNCAMCFVDTAADDWQVETFGVPQWIDVGQWERRDTLPSFHYEWTAEETAGDAQRLPWQTDQPPASCVGVLARDAGARHPGRRAASAKSWLSHDGVDRTADLLPWHGDADVQRLSPVDASAAYLRHLRHAWDHQHPEHPLADQDVIITLPASFDEVARELTVRAAKQAGLPRVFLIEEPQAAFYAWIDRQGSEWQQRVTPGQLILVCDIGGGTTDLTLIRVRAAADGQVQFHRVAVGKHLILGGDNLDLAIAKLAETKWQADHPGESLSPAQWERLVQASRMVKETMLSDPRPPAYTINLPAEGSRLIGGAVQISLSAEDVDAALLDGFFPEVPLDVRPSAGSSGFQEFGLPYAADPAVTRHLAAFLSDHRHSGIGDDADAADRPDLVLFNGGVMAAPAIGRRIVESLSCWFAKPEEADDASGAAWQPEVLVNERLDLAVARGAAYYGMVRRGDGVRIAANLGRSYYMQVGDAPPMGLCLIPGSAEAGQRFSASSHPLELQIGSPVQFPLWVSSTRLADDVGDLVPMQDGEATALPPICTALVRGRQREQATVRVVVESELSEIGTVGLYCVASDTGKRWKLEFDIRSTLETDRDAHLGSGEAAGILDTETMAACEQTVATVFAPDQQPQEQSLKPSRLMKTLQSVIELPKTDWPPSLLRGLWQTLLDVEPGRRQSPQHEARWLNTLGYCLRPGYGVAVDDWRVSQTWRAVHNKLAFPTPASRIESAILWRRIAGGMTHAQQQQLALPLLAGLKGKSGRVEANEAIESWRLLGSLERLDTPTKVELGRLALRQLGQKKHEKLHESLLWAVGRLGSRQPVYGPLNTTVPRDEVAAWVKRLTGLAAGPATLPLALVQLSRRTGDRFRDLPESEREGVAAWLSAAGVGEHYITLVREGGTLRDDEESAVFGESLPLGIRLAR, encoded by the coding sequence GTGAGCGACGTCGACAGTGAGCCGGAACTGCCGCGGTACGTGGTCGGCATCGATTTGGGAACGACCAACTGTGCGATGTGTTTTGTCGACACGGCCGCCGACGACTGGCAGGTGGAAACCTTTGGGGTGCCGCAGTGGATCGACGTGGGCCAGTGGGAACGACGCGACACCCTGCCCTCGTTCCACTACGAATGGACGGCCGAAGAAACCGCCGGCGACGCGCAGCGACTGCCCTGGCAAACCGACCAGCCGCCGGCCAGTTGTGTGGGCGTGTTGGCTCGTGATGCCGGCGCACGCCACCCGGGCCGTCGCGCCGCGTCGGCCAAAAGCTGGTTGTCGCATGACGGCGTCGATCGCACGGCGGATCTGTTGCCCTGGCACGGCGATGCCGACGTCCAGCGGTTGTCGCCCGTGGATGCCTCGGCGGCGTATCTGCGGCACCTCCGCCACGCCTGGGATCATCAGCACCCCGAACATCCTCTGGCCGATCAGGACGTGATCATCACCCTGCCGGCCTCGTTCGACGAAGTCGCCCGCGAACTGACGGTGCGGGCGGCCAAACAAGCCGGGCTGCCTCGCGTGTTTTTGATCGAAGAACCGCAAGCGGCGTTTTATGCTTGGATCGACCGACAGGGTAGCGAGTGGCAGCAACGCGTCACTCCCGGTCAGTTAATTTTGGTTTGCGACATCGGCGGCGGCACGACCGACCTGACCTTGATCCGCGTCCGCGCGGCGGCCGATGGACAGGTGCAGTTCCACCGTGTGGCCGTCGGCAAGCACTTGATCTTAGGCGGAGACAACCTGGACCTGGCGATCGCCAAGCTGGCCGAGACCAAGTGGCAAGCCGATCACCCCGGCGAATCGCTCAGCCCCGCTCAATGGGAACGCTTGGTGCAAGCGTCGCGAATGGTCAAAGAAACCATGCTCAGCGATCCACGGCCGCCCGCTTACACCATCAACCTGCCGGCCGAAGGTTCACGACTGATTGGCGGCGCGGTGCAGATCAGCTTGTCGGCCGAAGACGTCGACGCCGCTTTGCTGGACGGGTTCTTTCCCGAAGTTCCGCTGGATGTTCGACCCAGCGCCGGCAGCAGCGGCTTTCAGGAATTTGGCTTGCCCTACGCAGCCGATCCGGCCGTCACCCGGCACTTGGCGGCGTTCCTGTCCGATCACCGGCACAGCGGCATCGGCGACGACGCCGACGCCGCCGATCGCCCGGACCTGGTGTTGTTCAACGGCGGCGTGATGGCCGCCCCGGCGATCGGTCGACGGATCGTCGAATCCTTGTCCTGCTGGTTTGCTAAACCGGAAGAAGCGGACGACGCGAGCGGTGCGGCCTGGCAGCCCGAGGTGTTAGTCAACGAGCGATTGGATCTGGCGGTCGCTCGTGGCGCGGCTTATTACGGGATGGTCCGCCGCGGTGACGGCGTGCGGATCGCCGCCAACTTGGGCCGTTCTTATTACATGCAGGTTGGTGACGCGCCGCCGATGGGATTGTGTTTGATCCCCGGCAGCGCCGAAGCCGGCCAGCGTTTTTCCGCTTCCAGTCATCCGCTGGAGCTGCAGATCGGATCTCCGGTGCAATTCCCCCTGTGGGTCAGCAGCACGCGGCTGGCCGACGATGTGGGCGACCTAGTGCCGATGCAAGACGGCGAAGCCACGGCCTTGCCGCCGATCTGCACCGCTTTGGTCCGCGGCCGACAGCGCGAACAGGCGACGGTGCGGGTAGTGGTGGAATCGGAGCTGAGCGAAATCGGCACCGTGGGGCTGTACTGCGTGGCCAGCGATACCGGCAAACGCTGGAAACTGGAATTTGATATCCGCAGCACCTTGGAAACCGACCGCGACGCACACCTGGGCAGCGGCGAAGCGGCCGGGATTCTCGACACCGAAACCATGGCGGCCTGCGAACAAACCGTGGCCACCGTGTTTGCCCCGGACCAGCAACCGCAGGAACAATCGCTCAAACCCAGTCGGTTGATGAAAACCCTGCAGTCGGTGATCGAGTTGCCCAAAACCGATTGGCCGCCCTCGCTGCTGCGGGGCTTGTGGCAAACGCTGTTGGACGTCGAGCCCGGTCGTCGCCAGAGCCCGCAGCATGAAGCCCGTTGGCTGAACACGCTGGGGTATTGCCTGCGGCCTGGTTACGGCGTGGCGGTGGACGACTGGCGGGTCTCGCAAACCTGGCGCGCGGTCCACAATAAATTGGCGTTCCCCACGCCCGCTTCCCGCATCGAATCGGCCATCCTGTGGCGGCGGATCGCCGGCGGTATGACCCACGCCCAGCAACAGCAGTTGGCGTTGCCCCTGTTGGCTGGCCTGAAAGGCAAGTCAGGGCGTGTGGAAGCCAACGAGGCGATCGAGTCCTGGCGATTGCTGGGCTCCTTGGAAAGGCTCGACACTCCCACCAAAGTCGAACTGGGCCGTTTAGCGCTGAGGCAGTTGGGGCAGAAGAAACACGAGAAGCTGCACGAGTCGTTGTTGTGGGCGGTGGGCCGGTTGGGCAGTCGTCAGCCCGTCTATGGTCCGCTGAACACTACCGTCCCGCGTGACGAAGTCGCCGCCTGGGTGAAGCGCTTGACCGGCCTGGCCGCCGGGCCCGCCACGCTGCCGCTGGCCCTGGTCCAGTTGTCGCGACGGACCGGTGACCGGTTTCGCGACCTGCCCGAAAGCGAACGGGAGGGAGTCGCCGCGTGGCTCTCGGCCGCCGGCGTCGGCGAGCACTACATCACCCTGGTTCGCGAAGGCGGCACGCTCCGCGACGACGAGGAATCCGCGGTGTTTGGCGAATCGCTGCCATTGGGAATCCGCCTGGCACGTTAG
- a CDS encoding DUF2760 domain-containing protein, which translates to MSLGTAFRAFFGSLFNSEVSERVRAALDDEPSPAKIEATPPAPAPPKPPVRSDAIALLATLQREARLVDLIQEKLDSFSDAQVGAAARSCLQQSAATLDRIVGLKPMVEGSEGQSITVPEDASAAAYQWIGEGSGNQGQLVHHGWHATRLDLPEWTGQDADARVVAPAQVKR; encoded by the coding sequence ATGTCCCTGGGAACCGCTTTCCGAGCCTTTTTTGGCTCCCTGTTTAATTCGGAAGTTTCCGAACGTGTCCGCGCCGCCCTGGATGACGAGCCGTCGCCGGCGAAAATCGAAGCCACGCCCCCGGCGCCCGCCCCCCCAAAACCGCCCGTTCGCAGCGACGCCATCGCCCTGCTGGCGACCTTGCAGCGCGAAGCCCGGTTGGTGGATTTGATTCAAGAAAAACTCGATTCGTTTTCCGATGCCCAGGTCGGCGCCGCGGCCCGGTCCTGTTTGCAGCAATCGGCCGCTACGCTGGATCGCATCGTGGGCCTGAAACCGATGGTCGAAGGCAGCGAAGGCCAATCGATCACCGTGCCCGAGGACGCTTCGGCGGCGGCCTATCAGTGGATCGGTGAAGGCAGCGGCAACCAGGGGCAACTGGTCCACCACGGCTGGCACGCGACTCGCCTGGACCTGCCCGAATGGACCGGCCAAGACGCCGATGCTCGTGTCGTCGCTCCCGCCCAAGTCAAGCGTTAA
- a CDS encoding Hsp70 family protein: MSNQPSATASNPQFSIGIDLGTTNSTVAFAPLDDPDCQPSLLPIPQIVQPGQIESLPSLPSFLYLPREGELESLQTPLGLDPQAGIAGVYARAQAADNPQRVVVAAKSWLCHSRQGRSEAILPWQAPAEVPRVSALDCTTRFLQHLVAAWQAAHPNAPLADQQVVLTVPASFDPAARELTRQAATTAGFPAEFVLLEEPQAAVYCWLSRQSDSWRRQLHAGDSMLVVDVGGGTTDLTLVTVAEAEGELVLERTAVGNHLLVGGDNMDLTLAHVVSQQLAAEGHELDPWQSVSLWHACREAKERLLSDDGPDEHTISVLGRGSSLIGGTISTTIRKPQAAEVLVDGFFPKCQLGERPQRQASSGFQDIGLPYESDPAITKQVAAFLTDHTGEQGLPSHLLVNGGVFRSQAIRDQLCQTVRDWCGDQLTEYADPQHLDHAVAVGAAYYGWTKNHGGVRIRGGTARSYYIGIETAGLAIPGMPRPLRALCVAPQGMEEGTQADVPGEPVGVVVGTPARFRFFSSTVRGDDQVGVNLDRWSPEELVESDPIELQLTSQNAGDEPFVPVRFHSRVTELGMFELWCHATRGEDQWKMEFNVRDEGEA; encoded by the coding sequence GTGTCCAATCAACCTTCTGCTACCGCGTCCAACCCTCAGTTTTCCATCGGGATCGATCTGGGGACCACCAATTCGACGGTCGCCTTTGCCCCGCTGGACGACCCGGATTGCCAGCCCTCACTGCTGCCGATTCCGCAGATCGTCCAACCCGGCCAGATCGAGTCGCTGCCCTCGCTGCCTTCGTTTCTGTATCTGCCCCGCGAAGGCGAGCTGGAATCGCTGCAGACCCCGCTGGGGCTCGATCCGCAAGCCGGCATCGCGGGCGTTTATGCTCGGGCTCAGGCCGCCGACAACCCGCAGCGTGTGGTCGTGGCCGCCAAAAGCTGGTTGTGTCACAGCCGCCAGGGACGCAGCGAAGCGATCCTGCCCTGGCAGGCGCCCGCGGAAGTGCCGCGGGTCTCGGCGTTGGATTGTACGACCCGCTTTTTGCAGCATCTGGTGGCCGCGTGGCAAGCCGCTCATCCCAACGCTCCGCTGGCCGACCAACAGGTCGTGCTGACCGTTCCGGCGTCCTTCGATCCGGCCGCCCGCGAACTGACCCGGCAAGCCGCCACCACGGCCGGCTTTCCCGCGGAATTTGTGTTGCTGGAAGAACCGCAAGCCGCCGTCTACTGCTGGCTCAGTCGACAGTCCGATAGCTGGCGACGTCAGCTGCACGCCGGGGATTCGATGTTGGTGGTCGACGTGGGCGGCGGCACCACCGACCTGACGCTGGTCACGGTGGCCGAAGCCGAGGGCGAACTGGTACTAGAACGAACCGCCGTGGGCAACCATCTGCTGGTCGGTGGCGACAATATGGACCTCACGCTGGCCCATGTGGTGAGCCAGCAGCTGGCCGCTGAAGGCCACGAGCTGGATCCCTGGCAGAGCGTGTCGCTGTGGCATGCCTGCCGGGAGGCCAAAGAACGCCTGTTGTCGGACGACGGCCCGGACGAACACACGATCTCGGTGTTGGGACGCGGCAGTTCGCTGATCGGCGGCACGATTTCCACGACGATTCGCAAACCGCAAGCGGCCGAGGTGTTGGTCGATGGGTTCTTCCCCAAGTGCCAGCTCGGCGAGCGACCGCAGCGGCAGGCCAGCAGCGGTTTCCAGGACATCGGTTTGCCTTATGAATCCGATCCGGCGATCACCAAGCAGGTGGCCGCCTTCTTGACCGACCACACGGGCGAACAGGGCTTGCCCTCGCACCTGTTGGTCAACGGCGGCGTGTTTCGCAGTCAAGCCATCCGCGACCAGTTGTGCCAGACGGTTCGCGACTGGTGCGGCGACCAGTTGACCGAATACGCCGACCCGCAGCACCTGGACCACGCCGTGGCTGTGGGCGCGGCCTATTACGGTTGGACGAAAAACCATGGCGGCGTTCGCATTCGCGGCGGCACCGCCAGGTCGTATTACATCGGTATCGAAACCGCGGGGCTGGCCATCCCCGGCATGCCGCGACCCTTGCGAGCGCTGTGCGTGGCGCCGCAGGGCATGGAAGAAGGCACGCAGGCCGACGTCCCCGGCGAACCGGTGGGCGTCGTCGTAGGCACCCCCGCACGCTTTCGGTTCTTCTCCTCCACCGTCCGCGGCGACGATCAGGTGGGTGTCAATTTGGATCGCTGGTCGCCGGAGGAACTGGTCGAAAGCGATCCCATCGAATTGCAACTGACCAGCCAGAACGCCGGCGATGAACCCTTTGTGCCGGTGCGGTTCCACAGCCGCGTGACGGAGCTGGGGATGTTCGAACTGTGGTGCCATGCCACCCGCGGCGAAGACCAGTGGAAAATGGAATTTAATGTTCGCGACGAGGGAGAGGCGTAA
- a CDS encoding DUF374 domain-containing protein, which produces MRTHDDPRAVLREAGQPYIYAVLHAHQVAAIMAAEPGTGAMVSRSADGQIIVPILRIRRCTPVRGSSRKRGQDKGGRAALDALIQHVSSGRPGYLAVDGPRGPRGRVHKGVALLARRTGAAVVTIVPVASRRWTLSKAWDRLQIPKPFCTINGYFGEPLTVREGESLEAFARRIEHTLADLEQQHDPEEAAHFPDRCTPPAAIAPAVAASVRIDPPETALGRSASPLSSTSPAREEAP; this is translated from the coding sequence ATGCGGACGCACGATGATCCCCGAGCGGTGTTACGCGAGGCCGGCCAACCGTATATCTATGCCGTTCTGCACGCCCATCAGGTGGCGGCCATTATGGCGGCCGAACCCGGTACCGGGGCCATGGTTTCCCGCTCGGCCGACGGCCAGATCATTGTCCCTATTTTGCGGATTCGGCGGTGCACCCCGGTGCGCGGTTCGAGTCGCAAGCGGGGGCAGGACAAAGGCGGCCGAGCCGCTTTGGACGCGTTGATCCAACACGTCTCCTCGGGACGGCCAGGGTACTTGGCCGTCGACGGCCCCCGCGGTCCCCGCGGCCGGGTGCACAAGGGCGTCGCGCTATTGGCCCGTCGCACCGGCGCAGCGGTGGTTACCATCGTGCCGGTCGCCTCCCGCCGCTGGACACTCAGCAAGGCCTGGGATCGATTGCAAATCCCCAAGCCCTTTTGCACCATCAACGGCTACTTCGGTGAGCCCCTGACGGTCCGCGAGGGGGAGTCGCTGGAGGCCTTCGCGCGGCGCATCGAGCACACGCTGGCGGACTTGGAACAGCAGCACGATCCCGAGGAAGCGGCGCACTTTCCCGATCGCTGCACGCCGCCTGCCGCGATCGCGCCAGCTGTTGCCGCCTCCGTACGGATCGATCCCCCCGAAACCGCCTTGGGACGCTCGGCTTCGCCGCTGTCTTCCACATCGCCGGCACGCGAGGAAGCCCCGTAA
- a CDS encoding prolipoprotein diacylglyceryl transferase has protein sequence MLLIIVSGTYLFVTHRRGGSVAEELKLSGWFWALLAVAIVVVLPSVELRGQSLTPGQPGPPVGLAIRGYGLMMLLGVVSAIALAVYRAPRRGLAADVIYGLAPWVLVLGIAGARLFYVIEYYDQFAAPSWGQTLRNLLNFTGGGLVVYGSIMGGFLGTALYCWRHGVPLLKLGDVVIPCLFLGMFFGRIGCLLNGCCYGGRCEDNGWALRFPAGSPLYSEQFETAELTGIQFAITKAEQLELPAEIEYVLPNSLAAEAGITAGQVVQRITPLPPAIEDLDPARPAEETRWGGLRIVVDKQPFQWSSDELPQRSLPVYPSQLLSSGLALGLCLLLLALSPWAIRHEGLLVVVGFAGYAIIRFGLEMIRSDEPGQFGTGLTISQLVSIATFTAATGLAIYVFKRGPAESTASPEATP, from the coding sequence TTGCTGCTGATCATTGTCTCCGGCACATACCTGTTTGTGACCCATCGTCGCGGCGGGTCGGTTGCGGAAGAATTAAAGCTCAGCGGATGGTTTTGGGCGCTGCTTGCCGTAGCCATTGTGGTGGTGCTGCCCAGTGTGGAACTCCGTGGTCAGTCGCTGACTCCCGGCCAACCGGGACCGCCGGTGGGTCTGGCGATTCGCGGCTATGGGTTGATGATGCTATTGGGCGTGGTGTCCGCGATCGCGTTGGCGGTATACCGCGCCCCGCGACGCGGTTTGGCGGCCGACGTCATCTACGGCTTGGCCCCCTGGGTGTTGGTGCTGGGCATCGCCGGAGCCCGGTTGTTTTATGTGATCGAATACTACGATCAATTCGCCGCCCCCAGCTGGGGACAGACACTGCGCAATCTGTTGAATTTCACCGGCGGCGGGCTGGTCGTTTACGGGTCGATCATGGGCGGTTTTCTAGGAACGGCTCTGTACTGTTGGCGTCACGGCGTGCCCCTGCTGAAACTGGGCGATGTGGTGATTCCATGCTTGTTCCTGGGAATGTTTTTTGGGCGGATCGGCTGCCTGTTGAACGGGTGCTGTTACGGCGGTCGCTGCGAAGACAACGGCTGGGCGCTGCGGTTTCCCGCGGGCAGCCCGCTGTACTCCGAGCAATTTGAAACAGCGGAATTAACCGGGATCCAATTCGCGATCACCAAAGCCGAACAGCTGGAACTGCCGGCGGAAATCGAATACGTGCTGCCCAATAGCTTGGCGGCTGAGGCGGGCATCACCGCCGGTCAGGTCGTGCAGCGGATCACGCCCCTGCCACCGGCCATCGAAGACCTCGATCCCGCTCGGCCCGCCGAAGAAACCCGCTGGGGGGGCCTGCGGATCGTGGTTGACAAACAGCCCTTCCAATGGTCCAGCGACGAGTTGCCGCAACGGTCACTGCCGGTGTACCCCTCGCAGTTGCTGAGCAGCGGGTTGGCGCTGGGACTGTGCTTGCTGCTACTAGCCCTGTCGCCTTGGGCGATTCGCCACGAGGGGCTGTTGGTCGTGGTGGGCTTCGCCGGTTATGCGATCATCCGGTTCGGGTTGGAGATGATCCGCAGCGACGAACCTGGCCAATTTGGTACCGGTTTGACGATTTCGCAGTTGGTCAGCATCGCCACGTTTACCGCCGCCACCGGCCTAGCCATCTACGTCTTCAAACGCGGCCCCGCCGAGAGCACTGCATCGCCAGAAGCGACGCCGTAG
- a CDS encoding polysaccharide biosynthesis/export family protein → MKIYRPITYRDAYTSAPASRLRRGAAIWQSTVAVMLLLATGCTSLLNPINGVPAKRLPPQLFASPKNNLVPIDVSLLALEPPRSYQLDAGDILGIYVEGVLPFNPPDAAPQPPPIHFPDAGSTLPPSVGYPIAVAEDGTLSLPLLSPIDVRGLTLEQVREQIRRAYIDERILLEEKARPVVTLIKERTYNIIVVRQDNVGRGGGGGGGGEIRGSSDESASGNLVKLPAYQNDILHALVATGGLPGLYAKNEVKVLRSSKADQRKRALFVQQFYAHQEAASCDPCACPPELPEDPSVLRIPLRLPPGVVPSLTDDQIRLEDGDIVYIESRETEVFYTGGLLPGGQHLLPRDYDLDVLGAMALAGQAIGAPGRSGGGGGGLGGAASVGGVPPGALYILRQTDCNGQVIIEVDLNQAINDPRSRPLIQAGDVLILQYRCEEEVLNFGLGTFFTYGIQQLLQNNNN, encoded by the coding sequence ATGAAAATCTATCGCCCTATAACCTACCGCGACGCCTATACATCAGCCCCAGCCTCGCGGTTGCGGCGTGGAGCGGCGATTTGGCAATCGACCGTTGCGGTGATGTTGCTGTTGGCAACCGGCTGCACCAGTTTGCTGAATCCCATCAACGGGGTTCCAGCCAAACGTCTGCCGCCGCAATTGTTCGCGTCCCCCAAGAACAACCTCGTGCCCATCGATGTTTCGCTACTCGCCTTGGAGCCGCCTCGCAGCTACCAATTGGACGCGGGTGACATCTTGGGCATCTACGTCGAAGGCGTGCTGCCGTTTAATCCTCCGGATGCCGCTCCGCAACCGCCGCCCATTCACTTCCCGGATGCCGGCAGCACGCTGCCGCCGTCGGTGGGTTACCCGATTGCCGTCGCCGAAGACGGTACGCTGTCTCTGCCCCTGCTGTCACCGATCGACGTCCGCGGTTTGACCCTGGAACAGGTACGCGAACAGATTCGCCGAGCCTACATCGACGAACGCATCTTGCTGGAAGAGAAGGCTCGCCCAGTTGTCACACTGATCAAAGAACGCACCTACAACATCATCGTGGTGCGACAGGACAACGTCGGCCGTGGCGGTGGCGGCGGCGGCGGCGGTGAGATCCGCGGCAGCAGCGATGAGAGTGCATCGGGAAATCTGGTCAAGCTTCCCGCTTACCAAAACGACATCCTGCACGCCCTGGTCGCAACCGGTGGTCTGCCCGGTCTGTACGCTAAGAACGAAGTCAAAGTGCTGCGTTCCAGCAAAGCGGATCAACGCAAACGTGCCCTGTTCGTGCAGCAGTTCTATGCTCACCAGGAAGCCGCCTCATGTGACCCTTGTGCCTGCCCGCCTGAACTTCCCGAAGATCCCTCGGTGCTGCGTATTCCACTGCGTCTGCCACCGGGTGTCGTGCCCAGCTTGACCGACGACCAGATCCGCCTGGAAGACGGCGACATCGTGTACATCGAATCCCGTGAAACCGAAGTCTTCTACACGGGCGGCTTGCTGCCCGGCGGCCAACACCTGTTGCCCCGTGACTACGACCTGGACGTCTTAGGTGCGATGGCACTGGCTGGCCAGGCGATCGGAGCTCCCGGCCGCAGCGGCGGCGGAGGCGGCGGATTAGGTGGAGCTGCCAGTGTTGGCGGTGTGCCGCCAGGAGCTTTGTACATCCTTCGCCAAACCGACTGCAACGGCCAGGTGATCATCGAGGTCGATCTGAACCAAGCGATCAACGATCCGCGTAGCCGACCGCTGATCCAAGCAGGTGACGTGTTGATCCTGCAGTACCGCTGTGAAGAAGAGGTCCTCAACTTCGGACTGGGAACATTCTTCACCTACGGTATCCAGCAACTGTTGCAGAACAACAACAACTAG
- a CDS encoding MraY family glycosyltransferase, with product MTAFCVAVAVALCIVPIVRYGARRTGTVDIPDPKRKLHSRPIALGGGLAILLSMFLALCAAVGVAQIFGGNPFAWDLQWTALSLGCVAIVLLGFVDDRWTLRGRQKLLGQIAIATGIVWTSKVVHHMDVLGMHIDLGVFAFPVTVLWLLGAINAINLLDGADGMASTVGAILAAGFAAISAIKGQPLECAISLAMTGSLLGFLVYNRPPATIFLGDAGSMLIGLVLGVLALWGSQKETTVLAIAPLAVLAIPLFDSVIAILRRVLTGRSLYDTDRGHMHHLLLERFSHRRALAIVAVLCITSTASAVMSVAFGRQWIAPLGAALALGWLVVSRSFGHAEIVLLLTRCWYFLESFVTPRRRCKDQVRQRTWQMQGSRSWDSLWDSLVEFADKHQLAKVKMDLNIAWMHEGYHGSYQRAEVPEKSRQVSLRTPILAHQRMVGRLEIVGCGEMSNLYEVLELLVERLKDLQPEIERLMTEMDSAHRAKQDLLAADSGATIAHTATTDHAATADHAATTDHAVTSERPTSAPGWVETGGSKAML from the coding sequence ATGACCGCTTTTTGCGTGGCGGTCGCCGTGGCATTGTGCATCGTGCCCATCGTCCGCTACGGGGCTCGCCGCACCGGCACCGTCGATATTCCCGACCCCAAACGCAAGCTGCATAGCCGTCCGATTGCCTTGGGCGGCGGGTTGGCGATCTTGCTGTCCATGTTTCTGGCGCTGTGCGCGGCGGTGGGTGTGGCCCAGATTTTTGGAGGAAATCCGTTTGCCTGGGACCTGCAGTGGACGGCCCTGTCGTTGGGCTGTGTGGCGATTGTGCTGCTGGGATTTGTGGATGATCGCTGGACGCTTCGCGGCCGCCAGAAACTGCTCGGTCAGATCGCCATCGCCACCGGGATCGTGTGGACCTCCAAGGTCGTCCATCACATGGACGTGTTGGGGATGCATATTGATTTGGGTGTGTTTGCGTTTCCAGTGACGGTGCTGTGGCTATTGGGCGCCATCAACGCGATCAACCTGCTGGACGGGGCCGACGGCATGGCCAGTACCGTGGGGGCCATCTTGGCGGCCGGGTTTGCGGCGATTTCGGCGATCAAGGGTCAACCGTTGGAATGCGCCATCTCGTTGGCCATGACCGGATCCCTCTTGGGCTTTTTGGTATACAACCGTCCGCCGGCGACGATTTTTCTAGGCGATGCCGGCAGCATGTTGATCGGCTTGGTGTTGGGCGTGTTGGCGTTGTGGGGCTCGCAAAAAGAGACCACCGTACTGGCCATCGCTCCGCTGGCCGTGTTGGCGATTCCGTTGTTTGATTCGGTTATCGCGATCCTCCGCCGCGTGCTGACCGGCCGCAGTCTGTACGACACCGACCGCGGCCACATGCATCACCTGTTGTTGGAACGCTTCTCACATCGCCGTGCGCTGGCCATCGTGGCTGTGTTATGCATCACCTCCACCGCCTCGGCAGTGATGAGTGTGGCGTTTGGCCGGCAGTGGATTGCCCCCTTAGGCGCCGCCTTGGCACTCGGTTGGTTGGTCGTCAGCCGCTCCTTCGGACACGCCGAAATCGTCTTGCTGCTGACCCGCTGCTGGTACTTTTTAGAATCGTTTGTGACCCCCAGACGTCGCTGCAAGGACCAAGTGCGACAACGTACCTGGCAGATGCAGGGATCGCGCTCTTGGGACAGCCTCTGGGACAGCCTGGTCGAATTTGCCGACAAACACCAATTGGCCAAGGTCAAGATGGACCTCAACATCGCCTGGATGCACGAGGGCTATCACGGTTCGTATCAGCGTGCCGAGGTGCCGGAAAAATCGCGGCAAGTTTCGTTGCGGACCCCCATCCTGGCCCATCAGCGGATGGTCGGCCGGCTGGAGATCGTCGGCTGCGGCGAGATGTCCAACCTGTACGAAGTGCTGGAGTTGCTGGTCGAACGATTGAAGGACCTGCAGCCCGAAATCGAACGCCTGATGACCGAAATGGATTCGGCCCACCGGGCCAAGCAAGATTTGCTGGCAGCCGACAGCGGCGCCACGATCGCTCACACGGCCACGACGGACCACGCCGCCACGGCGGACCACGCCGCCACTACGGACCACGCTGTCACGTCCGAGCGGCCGACCTCAGCACCCGGATGGGTGGAGACCGGCGGATCCAAAGCGATGCTCTAG